A stretch of the Papaver somniferum cultivar HN1 chromosome 6, ASM357369v1, whole genome shotgun sequence genome encodes the following:
- the LOC113289731 gene encoding CTD small phosphatase-like protein 2 isoform X2: protein MPALKMKTKPCTGTGLHVCHKSSKISKNSSSQVRLSQYTAELDESVDNHHDVFSDIEVSQEIEWDKLDVAHRNLLNGEACSFPESPLSAVESPADERTDLAPPTCSSNMETIFSPIFEFNEIHSKPNIYNYSAKDDIIFSQLIADEDSNSASSNSYGYQTLFDMAERYMILPFLEETGETTNIPDKRACEEEEEQEASINSDDACLYLAIHQLKSCDEQSDFNSHSVVGVDEVDCFDPYLFLRNLPDLSDVVPSLWPLLLPKETRKRKSITLVLDLDETLVHSTLEHCDDADFTFPVFCNMKEHTVYVRQRPYLKPFLEKVAEMFEIIVFTASQSSYAEQLLNILDPSGKLISERAYRESCLFSDGSYTKDLTVLGVDLAKVAIIDNSPQVFRLQVNNGIPIKSWFDDPSDRALVSLLPFLETLVDADDVRPIIAQRFSNNQQ, encoded by the exons ATGCCAGCACTAAAGATGAAAACTAAACCGTGTACGGGTACAGGTCTCCATGTGTGCCACAAGTCAAGTAAAATCTCAAAGAATTCTTCCTCTCAAGTCAGATTATCTCAGTACACAGCAGAGTTGGACGAATCTGTTGATAATCATCATGATG TTTTCTCCGACATCGAAGTGTCCCAGGAAATTGAATGGGATAAGCTTGATGTTGCTCACAGAAACTTGTTGAATGGTGAAGCTTGTTCATTTCCAGAGTCACCACTATCCGCAGTTGAATCTCCTGCAGACGAAAGAACG GATTTGGCACCACCAACTTGCTCATCAAACATGGAGACTATCTTCTCTCCTATCTTTGAGTTCAATGAAATCCATTCCAAACCAAACATATATAATTATTCAG CGAAAGATGACATTATATTTTCTCAATTGATTGCTGATGAGGATAGTAACAGTGCTAGCAGTAATTCATATGGATACCAAACTT TGTTTGATATGGCTGAGAGATACATGATACTTCCTTTCCTTGAGGAAACTGGGGAAACAACCAATATTCCCGACAAGCGggcatgtgaagaagaagaagagcaagagGCCTCGATTAACTCAGATGATGCTTGCTTATATCTAGCAATCCATCAGTTGAAATCTTGTGATGAACAATCTGATTTCAACTCTCACTCGGTTGTTGGTGTGGATGAAGTAGACTGCTTTGATCCATACTTGTTTCTTAGAAATCTGCCTGACCTTTCTGATGTTGTTCCGTCTTTGTGGCCGTTACTGCTCCCAAAAGAAACTCGGAAAAGGAAATCAATCACTCTAGTACTGGACTTGGATG AAACACTTGTACACTCTACCCTGGAACACTGCGATGATGCTGATTTCACGTTTCCAGTTTTCTGCAACATGAAAGAACACACTGTGTACGTTAGACAGAGGCCATACCTTAAGCCATTCTTGGAGAAAGTTGCAGAGATGTTTGAAATCATTGTCTTCACAGCCAGTCAAAGTAGCTATGCCGAACAGCTACTTAATATATTGGATCCGAGTGGAAAGCTCATTTCTGAACGAGCTTACCGTGAATCTTGCCTTTTCTCGGATGGTAGCTATACTAAAGACTTGACAGTTCTGGGAGTCGATTTGGCAAAGGTTGCTATAATTGATAATTCTCCACAG GTTTTCCGGCTGCAAGTTAATAACGGGATTCCTATCAAAAGCTGGTTTGATGACCCATCTGACAGAGCGTTAGTTTCATTACTACCGTTTTTAGAGACTCTGGTGGATGCAGATGATGTTCGCCCTATCATTGCGCAAAGATTCAGTAATAACCAACAGTAA
- the LOC113289731 gene encoding uncharacterized protein LOC113289731 isoform X1 produces MPALKMKTKPCTGTGLHVCHKSSKISKNSSSQVRLSQYTAELDESVDNHHDVFSDIEVSQEIEWDKLDVAHRNLLNGEACSFPESPLSAVESPADERTDLAPPTCSSNMETIFSPIFEFNEIHSKPNIYNYSAKDDIIFSQLIADEDSNSASSNSYGYQTCNVSDFHISDMTVSGLPFDGSTGFEDIMDSNNFFDYGCSVVPDTVFDMAERYMILPFLEETGETTNIPDKRACEEEEEQEASINSDDACLYLAIHQLKSCDEQSDFNSHSVVGVDEVDCFDPYLFLRNLPDLSDVVPSLWPLLLPKETRKRKSITLVLDLDETLVHSTLEHCDDADFTFPVFCNMKEHTVYVRQRPYLKPFLEKVAEMFEIIVFTASQSSYAEQLLNILDPSGKLISERAYRESCLFSDGSYTKDLTVLGVDLAKVAIIDNSPQVFRLQVNNGIPIKSWFDDPSDRALVSLLPFLETLVDADDVRPIIAQRFSNNQQ; encoded by the exons ATGCCAGCACTAAAGATGAAAACTAAACCGTGTACGGGTACAGGTCTCCATGTGTGCCACAAGTCAAGTAAAATCTCAAAGAATTCTTCCTCTCAAGTCAGATTATCTCAGTACACAGCAGAGTTGGACGAATCTGTTGATAATCATCATGATG TTTTCTCCGACATCGAAGTGTCCCAGGAAATTGAATGGGATAAGCTTGATGTTGCTCACAGAAACTTGTTGAATGGTGAAGCTTGTTCATTTCCAGAGTCACCACTATCCGCAGTTGAATCTCCTGCAGACGAAAGAACG GATTTGGCACCACCAACTTGCTCATCAAACATGGAGACTATCTTCTCTCCTATCTTTGAGTTCAATGAAATCCATTCCAAACCAAACATATATAATTATTCAG CGAAAGATGACATTATATTTTCTCAATTGATTGCTGATGAGGATAGTAACAGTGCTAGCAGTAATTCATATGGATACCAAACTTGTAATGTATCGGATTTCCACATTTCAGACATGACTGTGTCTGGTTTACCATTTGATGGAAGTACAGGATTTGAGGATATTATGGATTCCAATAATTTTTTTGATTACGGATGTTCTGTTGTTCCTGATACAGTGTTTGATATGGCTGAGAGATACATGATACTTCCTTTCCTTGAGGAAACTGGGGAAACAACCAATATTCCCGACAAGCGggcatgtgaagaagaagaagagcaagagGCCTCGATTAACTCAGATGATGCTTGCTTATATCTAGCAATCCATCAGTTGAAATCTTGTGATGAACAATCTGATTTCAACTCTCACTCGGTTGTTGGTGTGGATGAAGTAGACTGCTTTGATCCATACTTGTTTCTTAGAAATCTGCCTGACCTTTCTGATGTTGTTCCGTCTTTGTGGCCGTTACTGCTCCCAAAAGAAACTCGGAAAAGGAAATCAATCACTCTAGTACTGGACTTGGATG AAACACTTGTACACTCTACCCTGGAACACTGCGATGATGCTGATTTCACGTTTCCAGTTTTCTGCAACATGAAAGAACACACTGTGTACGTTAGACAGAGGCCATACCTTAAGCCATTCTTGGAGAAAGTTGCAGAGATGTTTGAAATCATTGTCTTCACAGCCAGTCAAAGTAGCTATGCCGAACAGCTACTTAATATATTGGATCCGAGTGGAAAGCTCATTTCTGAACGAGCTTACCGTGAATCTTGCCTTTTCTCGGATGGTAGCTATACTAAAGACTTGACAGTTCTGGGAGTCGATTTGGCAAAGGTTGCTATAATTGATAATTCTCCACAG GTTTTCCGGCTGCAAGTTAATAACGGGATTCCTATCAAAAGCTGGTTTGATGACCCATCTGACAGAGCGTTAGTTTCATTACTACCGTTTTTAGAGACTCTGGTGGATGCAGATGATGTTCGCCCTATCATTGCGCAAAGATTCAGTAATAACCAACAGTAA